A genomic segment from Tuwongella immobilis encodes:
- a CDS encoding peptidase associated/transthyretin-like domain-containing protein: protein MRRTVRLLGVWTLGLAMLSLGCNRGGSNGVAIVTEPEASGPVLTPVEAKGYGTITGVVTFDGTPPLMKPIAMGDHPHAPHCQSKDLMDESWVVNPTNRGVANVVVWVKPPKGSFFPLPPDAQKTWTDEVHMDQPKCAFTPRVVTMFPEYYDAQANKLRSTSQLLVIRNDSPVVHSAEILGSIAQNSSQITTIPAKVPGGKPSEQAFRLKSDRNVMTVNCSLHRWMRGFVWAFDHPYSAVTDANGRFEIKHVPAGSELTFSVWHEQGQLSVPKTGQPITVPADGTLNLPLTIQMPAPLPTPPMPMLDPAGSPDAKSK, encoded by the coding sequence ATGCGACGAACCGTTCGACTGCTCGGTGTTTGGACCTTGGGCTTGGCGATGCTCAGTCTGGGGTGTAATCGAGGCGGCTCGAACGGCGTCGCAATCGTGACCGAACCGGAAGCCTCCGGGCCGGTCCTCACTCCCGTCGAAGCGAAGGGATATGGGACCATCACAGGCGTGGTGACCTTTGACGGCACCCCTCCGTTGATGAAACCGATTGCCATGGGCGACCACCCGCATGCCCCGCATTGCCAGTCCAAGGATTTGATGGATGAATCGTGGGTGGTCAATCCAACGAATCGTGGCGTGGCCAATGTCGTGGTGTGGGTCAAGCCGCCGAAGGGGAGTTTCTTCCCGCTCCCGCCCGACGCGCAGAAGACTTGGACCGATGAAGTCCACATGGACCAACCGAAATGCGCCTTCACGCCGCGGGTGGTGACCATGTTCCCCGAATATTACGATGCCCAAGCCAATAAGCTGCGGTCTACTTCGCAACTGCTGGTCATCCGCAACGATTCGCCGGTCGTTCACTCCGCCGAAATTCTCGGCAGTATCGCTCAGAATTCCTCGCAAATCACCACGATTCCTGCCAAAGTGCCGGGCGGCAAGCCTTCCGAGCAAGCCTTCCGCCTGAAATCGGATCGCAACGTCATGACCGTGAATTGTAGTTTGCATCGCTGGATGCGCGGCTTCGTTTGGGCATTCGATCACCCCTACTCTGCCGTCACCGATGCCAATGGACGATTTGAAATCAAACATGTGCCCGCCGGTTCGGAACTGACCTTCAGCGTTTGGCACGAACAAGGCCAACTGAGTGTCCCCAAAACTGGCCAGCCGATCACGGTTCCTGCGGATGGGACCCTGAATCTGCCGCTGACGATTCAGATGCCCGCACCGTTGCCAACACCACCCATGCCGATGCTCGATCCGGCAGGATCGCCGGACGCAAAATCGAAGTGA
- a CDS encoding cupredoxin domain-containing protein: MRNLALGLLLMSIVGLSWATAPVKSIAAEDSQWGSVSGQIVFSGEPFAAMPVEITQDKAHCVGDRGDRGPILNPQWVINQKNKGIKNVFVWLGPDSTTKNAKFAPEQIHPSMAKGGGEKVIDQPCCEFEPHVLAVQAGTKVLVKNSSPVAHNVQWNSKSNGSGNISLPSKSGVHTFTDLVADTLPMTINCNVHPWMNAYMRVFDHGYFAVTDADGKFEIKNAPKGKVRIFIWHEGAGYLGGREGRAGKVIEVTGTVTDLGKLELSKN; the protein is encoded by the coding sequence ATGCGTAACCTCGCTTTGGGACTGTTGCTGATGTCGATCGTCGGCCTCAGCTGGGCGACCGCCCCCGTCAAATCGATCGCGGCCGAAGATAGCCAATGGGGCTCCGTGAGCGGTCAGATCGTGTTCAGCGGCGAGCCGTTCGCGGCGATGCCCGTCGAAATTACCCAAGATAAGGCCCACTGCGTCGGTGATCGCGGCGATCGTGGCCCGATTCTGAACCCGCAATGGGTCATCAACCAAAAGAACAAAGGCATCAAGAACGTCTTCGTTTGGCTGGGACCGGATTCCACCACGAAGAACGCCAAGTTCGCCCCCGAACAGATCCACCCCAGCATGGCCAAAGGTGGCGGCGAAAAGGTGATCGATCAACCCTGCTGCGAATTCGAACCGCACGTGCTGGCCGTTCAAGCGGGCACCAAGGTGTTGGTGAAGAATAGCTCGCCGGTGGCCCATAACGTGCAGTGGAATAGCAAGTCGAACGGGTCGGGCAACATTTCGTTACCGTCGAAGTCGGGCGTTCACACCTTCACCGATCTGGTCGCGGATACGCTGCCGATGACCATCAATTGCAATGTCCACCCGTGGATGAATGCCTACATGCGTGTTTTCGATCACGGCTATTTCGCGGTTACGGATGCCGATGGCAAGTTCGAAATCAAGAATGCCCCCAAGGGCAAAGTGCGGATCTTCATTTGGCATGAAGGTGCGGGCTACCTTGGCGGTCGCGAAGGACGTGCGGGTAAGGTGATCGAAGTCACCGGGACCGTCACCGACCTCGGCAAACTCGAACTGTCCAAGAACTAA
- a CDS encoding inositol monophosphatase family protein: MNPEWRSRYELAIEAAHQAGKLAMSYFEHPLEVERKSDDSPVTIADRSAEERIRGLVSKFFPQDGFLGEEYGDQPSSSGFRWIIDPIDGTKSFVRGIPIWATLIGLEYRNEQIGGVVYIPTFDQTFHALKGNGAYRDSKRIRVSSVTDLSQSVLAYSSMGWFQRAGKADCFLKLYGDTGRQRGFGDFYGFVLVAQGAVDLMVEHGVNPWDVAATKVLVEEAGGRFTDWDNEPTIHRPDVLASNGQLHARVLTYLQAAKQPPEA, translated from the coding sequence ATGAATCCCGAATGGCGATCCCGATACGAATTGGCGATTGAAGCGGCTCATCAGGCGGGAAAACTGGCGATGAGCTACTTCGAGCATCCGCTGGAAGTGGAGCGAAAATCGGATGATTCGCCCGTGACGATTGCGGATCGTTCCGCCGAGGAGCGAATCCGTGGATTGGTGTCAAAGTTTTTTCCGCAAGATGGCTTCCTGGGCGAAGAATACGGCGATCAACCCAGCAGCAGTGGCTTTCGCTGGATTATTGATCCCATCGACGGTACCAAGAGTTTTGTGCGAGGCATTCCCATCTGGGCAACGCTGATTGGCCTGGAATACCGCAACGAACAGATCGGCGGGGTGGTCTACATTCCCACGTTCGATCAGACCTTCCATGCCTTGAAGGGGAACGGTGCGTATCGGGATTCCAAGCGGATTCGCGTCTCGTCGGTGACCGATTTGTCGCAATCGGTGCTGGCCTATTCGAGCATGGGATGGTTCCAACGCGCGGGCAAAGCGGACTGCTTTTTGAAGCTGTATGGCGACACGGGACGCCAACGCGGGTTTGGCGATTTCTACGGGTTTGTGCTAGTGGCCCAAGGCGCAGTCGATCTGATGGTTGAGCATGGGGTCAACCCGTGGGATGTGGCGGCCACGAAGGTGCTGGTGGAAGAAGCGGGCGGTCGCTTTACCGACTGGGATAACGAACCGACGATTCACCGCCCGGATGTGCTCGCCAGCAATGGCCAGTTGCATGCTCGAGTGCTGACCTACTTGCAAGCCGCGAAACAACCCCCCGAAGCCTGA
- the chrA gene encoding chromate efflux transporter → MSDPEFSKSLAASSPAETPPHRVSLGEIASVFLQLGATAFGGPAAHLARMEEELVRRRGWITHAEFLDLLGATNLIPGPNSTEMAIHIGGKLAGWRGLIVAGVGFILPAMLMVILLAAFYVRFHAVPVFTGILDGVKPVLIVVVLQAILKLGQAAIRTQRLAMLAVAILAALILGGHELLVLVGAGWLMAVLAACRLPPSSMPERGTVPILGALTLVLLLIVGGILAGRMLTTDPSIVTSPSTEHGPILATNSPSEFRLESMAAVLLKIGAVLFGSGYVLLAYLRADFVERRGWISETQLLDAIAIGQITPGPVSTTATFLGYLLAGIPGAIVATVAIFLPAFVFVAISGPWIPRMRESRLMGAFLDGVNVASVGLMLMVAWELARSALLDLPTILVAIVSGILLFGTRINSTWLMLAGGIFGLIRTVC, encoded by the coding sequence ATGTCCGACCCGGAATTCTCGAAATCGCTCGCCGCAAGTTCCCCCGCCGAAACCCCACCCCATCGCGTTTCATTGGGGGAAATCGCGTCTGTCTTCCTACAATTGGGGGCGACTGCTTTCGGCGGCCCCGCCGCGCACTTAGCCCGCATGGAAGAAGAACTCGTTCGCCGACGCGGGTGGATCACCCACGCCGAGTTTCTCGATCTACTTGGTGCAACCAACCTGATTCCCGGCCCGAATTCCACCGAAATGGCCATCCACATCGGCGGCAAACTCGCCGGGTGGCGCGGGCTGATTGTCGCGGGCGTCGGCTTCATTCTGCCCGCCATGCTCATGGTGATTCTGCTTGCCGCGTTCTATGTGCGATTCCACGCCGTGCCTGTGTTCACTGGCATCCTCGACGGTGTCAAACCAGTGCTGATTGTCGTCGTTCTGCAAGCGATTCTGAAGCTCGGCCAAGCCGCCATTCGCACGCAACGCCTTGCCATGCTTGCCGTTGCGATTCTGGCAGCTCTCATCCTCGGCGGGCATGAGTTGCTGGTGTTGGTCGGTGCGGGGTGGCTGATGGCCGTGCTGGCCGCCTGCCGATTGCCGCCATCCTCGATGCCGGAGCGTGGGACCGTGCCAATTCTCGGGGCACTCACACTGGTGCTCCTGCTCATCGTCGGCGGAATCCTTGCCGGGCGAATGCTCACCACCGACCCATCCATTGTGACTTCTCCCTCAACCGAGCATGGGCCAATTCTCGCAACCAACTCCCCAAGCGAATTCCGCTTGGAGTCGATGGCGGCGGTTCTGCTGAAAATCGGTGCGGTTTTGTTCGGTTCCGGGTATGTGTTGCTGGCCTACCTGCGGGCGGATTTCGTCGAGCGTCGCGGCTGGATCAGCGAAACGCAACTGCTGGACGCCATTGCCATTGGGCAAATCACCCCCGGTCCAGTCTCCACCACGGCGACATTTCTGGGATATCTCCTCGCCGGAATTCCTGGGGCCATCGTGGCGACCGTGGCGATTTTTCTCCCGGCATTTGTCTTTGTGGCAATCAGCGGCCCATGGATTCCGCGCATGCGGGAGTCGCGGCTCATGGGGGCATTTCTGGACGGCGTCAATGTCGCTTCGGTCGGTCTGATGCTCATGGTGGCGTGGGAACTCGCCCGATCCGCGTTGCTCGATCTGCCGACCATCCTCGTGGCGATTGTGTCGGGAATCCTGCTGTTTGGGACGCGAATCAATTCGACCTGGCTGATGCTGGCGGGCGGGATTTTCGGACTCATCCGCACTGTCTGTTGA
- a CDS encoding GntR family transcriptional regulator → MENATLSQRVYEQIRQRLRAGTLKPGARLVNRTLAAELGTSTIPVREAISRLISEGLVDATPGGGAFVRTPDPNELAELYDVREVLEVLAAGEATRYVSETMIVEFRGICQQFRQIADAIAESTASTEVASATAKKHATREQLDRWLDVEEAFHTRLVAASRNRWLAKTVQSVRVLSDLFAAQRLVPELLTAEVADATARDHAEFLEILRNRDVDHAKAWMVLHIRTGRATVLGQLANAPGSRSGFRPSTPGEIA, encoded by the coding sequence ATGGAAAACGCCACGTTGTCTCAGCGCGTCTACGAGCAAATCCGCCAGCGACTGCGTGCCGGCACCCTGAAACCGGGGGCTCGACTGGTGAATCGCACGCTCGCCGCCGAATTAGGAACCAGCACCATCCCCGTGCGGGAGGCCATTTCGCGGCTGATCTCCGAAGGGCTGGTCGATGCCACGCCCGGAGGTGGGGCGTTTGTCCGCACACCCGATCCGAATGAGTTGGCCGAGTTATACGATGTCCGCGAAGTGCTGGAAGTGTTGGCCGCTGGCGAGGCTACTCGCTACGTCAGCGAGACGATGATCGTCGAATTTCGCGGCATCTGCCAGCAATTTCGCCAAATCGCCGATGCAATCGCCGAATCGACCGCATCAACCGAAGTCGCATCCGCAACCGCCAAGAAACATGCCACCCGAGAGCAGTTGGATCGCTGGTTGGATGTCGAAGAGGCATTCCATACCCGCTTGGTTGCCGCCTCGCGGAATCGCTGGCTGGCGAAGACCGTGCAAAGCGTGCGGGTACTATCCGATTTATTCGCTGCCCAGCGATTAGTGCCCGAACTTCTGACCGCAGAAGTGGCCGATGCCACGGCCCGCGACCATGCGGAATTCCTGGAAATTCTCCGAAATCGGGATGTTGATCACGCAAAAGCCTGGATGGTCTTGCATATTCGCACGGGCCGCGCTACTGTATTGGGGCAGCTTGCCAACGCCCCTGGCTCGCGATCTGGTTTTCGCCCATCCACACCAGGGGAAATCGCATGA
- a CDS encoding sialidase family protein, translated as MIRPFATLALMLMGSAGALAQPMSNAVATPTAPTPTSGTTPQLVTVFEPKTDGFRSIRIPAVVVSKQGTVLAFAEGRAADADQAKNKIILKRSTNSGQSWEPVKIIAEREDLALNNPCAVVEQQSGRILLMVQSYKIGISERSNTIRTGYDGDAVVRNWLITSDDDGKTWSAMRDVTRSTKRPTKVTTIASGPGIGIQLTRGKHAGRILMPFNEGPFGIWNIYAVFSDDRGDTWKMGEIAPNGLIPAGNQRLSSLVNEAQLVELSDGSVRFNVRRWAGKAVRKTAISRDGGETWSNVADVPELIDPSCMASILRLAPATPNALPELIYSGPQSTKRERGTVFLSRDDGQTWPIRRVLVPGAFAYSCLTQLPDGQIGCLYEADGTQRVMWARFSREWLLANEPTPPSR; from the coding sequence ATGATTCGTCCATTCGCCACGCTTGCCCTGATGCTGATGGGCAGTGCAGGGGCACTTGCACAACCGATGTCGAACGCGGTTGCGACTCCGACCGCGCCAACTCCGACATCTGGCACAACTCCGCAGTTGGTGACCGTTTTCGAGCCAAAAACCGATGGGTTTCGCTCGATTCGCATTCCGGCAGTGGTGGTCAGCAAGCAGGGGACCGTGCTGGCATTCGCCGAAGGCCGCGCTGCCGATGCAGACCAAGCAAAGAACAAAATCATCCTCAAACGCAGCACCAATTCCGGGCAAAGTTGGGAACCGGTGAAGATCATCGCCGAACGCGAAGATTTGGCACTGAATAATCCCTGTGCGGTCGTGGAGCAGCAGTCGGGCCGAATTTTGCTGATGGTGCAATCGTACAAAATCGGCATCAGCGAGCGTAGCAACACGATTCGCACGGGCTATGACGGCGATGCCGTGGTGCGAAATTGGCTGATTACCAGCGACGATGATGGCAAAACCTGGTCGGCGATGCGCGACGTGACCCGGTCGACCAAGCGCCCCACGAAAGTCACGACGATTGCCAGTGGACCGGGCATCGGAATTCAGCTCACCCGTGGCAAGCACGCGGGCCGCATTCTCATGCCGTTCAACGAAGGCCCGTTTGGCATCTGGAACATTTACGCCGTTTTCAGCGATGATCGCGGGGACACCTGGAAAATGGGGGAAATCGCCCCCAATGGCCTGATTCCAGCGGGAAATCAGCGGCTCAGTAGTCTGGTCAACGAGGCGCAGTTGGTCGAACTGTCCGATGGCAGCGTGCGATTCAATGTGCGTCGCTGGGCGGGCAAAGCGGTGCGAAAAACCGCCATCAGCCGCGATGGTGGCGAGACCTGGTCGAATGTGGCGGATGTTCCGGAATTGATCGATCCCAGTTGCATGGCATCGATTCTGCGATTGGCTCCCGCGACACCGAATGCGCTCCCGGAATTGATCTATTCCGGGCCACAAAGCACGAAACGGGAGCGCGGCACGGTGTTTCTCAGTCGAGATGATGGGCAGACCTGGCCGATTCGACGTGTCCTGGTGCCGGGAGCGTTTGCGTATTCCTGTCTGACGCAGTTGCCCGACGGTCAAATTGGCTGCCTATACGAAGCCGATGGCACGCAGCGGGTGATGTGGGCGCGGTTCTCTCGGGAGTGGTTGTTGGCGAATGAGCCGACTCCCCCGAGCCGATAG
- a CDS encoding helix-turn-helix domain-containing protein: protein MVTPKDRRTAAVPVLARGKKSARDANRSNGRSSSESASGSSSGWYDPRTGSRPVQVATIEVSSGAYEPKRSNTFAIVAVHSGRGRVELDVACHRFQAGSLVFVLPYQYVRWECDEPTRLQQLQFHANFLCVETFHAEVGCAGSLFNDPYGLPVLQLESRQFSAATDWLSRIEVEQREQGLAFEELSLAYLKALLIQATRAKVAQAVASGNSPAAQRHPVLTELTELIEKNYRIWHGPAQYAEALHQTPKALGRLVRERLGTTLTDLIRRRILTHAKWQLLHTLRSVKEIAAELGFDDMLYFSRLFRNSTGLPPTVFREFETTIRGGRNLSISLGTPSIPQ, encoded by the coding sequence ATGGTCACACCGAAAGACCGACGCACGGCCGCCGTCCCCGTCCTGGCCCGCGGCAAAAAATCGGCACGCGATGCCAACCGTTCGAACGGTCGCAGCTCGAGTGAATCGGCGTCCGGAAGTTCCTCCGGATGGTACGATCCCCGCACGGGAAGCCGCCCCGTTCAAGTGGCGACAATCGAAGTTTCCAGCGGTGCATACGAGCCGAAGCGATCGAATACGTTTGCGATTGTCGCGGTGCATTCGGGGCGCGGGCGGGTCGAACTGGATGTCGCGTGTCACCGATTCCAAGCGGGATCGCTCGTGTTCGTACTGCCGTACCAATATGTGCGCTGGGAATGCGATGAGCCGACACGCTTGCAGCAACTGCAATTCCACGCCAATTTCCTGTGCGTCGAGACGTTCCACGCCGAGGTCGGCTGTGCGGGCAGTCTGTTCAACGATCCGTATGGATTGCCGGTGCTGCAACTGGAATCCCGGCAGTTTTCCGCCGCTACCGATTGGCTCAGTCGCATCGAAGTCGAACAACGCGAGCAGGGGTTGGCCTTCGAAGAATTGTCGCTGGCCTACCTGAAAGCGTTGCTCATTCAGGCAACCCGGGCGAAAGTCGCGCAAGCCGTTGCGTCGGGGAATAGTCCCGCCGCTCAACGCCATCCGGTGTTGACGGAATTAACGGAATTGATCGAGAAAAACTACCGAATCTGGCATGGTCCCGCCCAATATGCCGAAGCGCTGCATCAGACTCCGAAAGCGCTGGGCCGACTCGTCCGCGAACGATTGGGCACGACGTTGACGGATCTGATTCGCCGACGCATTCTGACCCATGCGAAGTGGCAATTACTCCATACGCTGCGATCGGTGAAGGAAATTGCCGCCGAGTTGGGATTCGACGATATGCTGTATTTTAGCCGATTATTCCGCAATTCCACGGGGTTACCGCCGACCGTATTTCGGGAGTTTGAGACGACGATTCGCGGTGGCAGAAATTTGTCCATATCTTTGGGCACTCCCTCCATTCCCCAATAG
- a CDS encoding DUF417 family protein, translating into MWQKLLGMAANADRIGIAWTRLGLIVVFLWIGGLKVAKYEADGIVPFVANSPFMNFLLNDPTNYREHKNPEGALVPANREWHEANGTYRFAFALGSVIVLYGLMLCLHPWLPSVAALGSFLIFVMSFVTLSFLITTPECWVPNLGDSTHGFPYLSGAGRLVLKDAIMMGAALVTMADSAKAALRKRQLAPAITG; encoded by the coding sequence ATGTGGCAAAAACTGCTGGGAATGGCGGCAAACGCGGATCGAATCGGCATTGCCTGGACCCGGTTGGGCCTGATTGTGGTCTTTTTGTGGATCGGCGGATTAAAAGTCGCCAAATATGAAGCCGATGGCATTGTCCCGTTCGTCGCCAATAGTCCATTCATGAATTTTCTGCTCAATGACCCGACAAACTATCGGGAGCACAAAAATCCCGAAGGGGCGCTCGTTCCTGCGAATCGGGAGTGGCACGAAGCCAATGGCACGTATCGCTTTGCGTTCGCCCTCGGATCGGTGATTGTGCTGTACGGGCTGATGCTGTGTCTGCATCCCTGGTTGCCTTCGGTGGCGGCGCTGGGCAGTTTTCTCATCTTTGTGATGTCGTTTGTCACGTTGTCGTTTCTGATCACAACGCCGGAATGTTGGGTGCCGAATTTGGGCGATTCCACGCATGGATTCCCGTATTTGAGCGGTGCCGGTCGGCTGGTGTTGAAGGATGCGATCATGATGGGGGCGGCGTTGGTGACGATGGCCGATTCGGCCAAGGCGGCGCTCCGCAAGCGGCAGTTGGCCCCCGCCATTACCGGATAA
- a CDS encoding AGE family epimerase/isomerase → MQWLSPAHRAALATEYRRHLLDDVIPFWLRHGMDSQQGGYFTALDRDGAVVDTDKSIWFQGRGAWMFATLANTVEPRREWLDAARSGIDFLQRFGRDSSGKYHFTVTRDGRPLRMRRYAFSESFAAIAFAAYARASGDESFADHAHEAFAAYLRYAFDPAQSLPQFPAKINPQTRPMLGIGPLMIGIATAQELRANLGDRIIAGRSCTQWIDHWIDSIATRFLNREHEALLEVVAPDGSVIDHFDGRMLNPGHALECAWFVLQEARQRDRADYRQLGLTILDWMWRRGWDCEYGGIFYFRDLRGLPVQEYWQDMKFWWPHCEAIIATLLAFEMTGESRYAEWHRAVHEWSFRHFADAEFGEWYGYLHRDGRISTPLKGSMWKGPFHLPRMLWYCWRLLEPRG, encoded by the coding sequence ATGCAGTGGTTGTCCCCGGCTCATCGCGCGGCGTTGGCGACGGAATATCGACGGCATCTGCTCGACGATGTCATCCCATTTTGGCTGCGGCATGGGATGGATTCGCAGCAGGGGGGATATTTCACCGCGCTGGACCGCGATGGGGCGGTGGTCGATACCGATAAATCGATTTGGTTCCAAGGACGTGGCGCCTGGATGTTTGCGACGCTGGCGAACACGGTGGAACCGCGTCGGGAATGGCTCGATGCAGCGCGATCGGGCATCGATTTCTTGCAGCGATTTGGCCGCGATTCCAGCGGAAAATATCACTTTACCGTCACCCGCGATGGCCGCCCGCTGCGGATGCGCCGCTACGCATTTAGCGAATCCTTCGCCGCGATTGCCTTCGCCGCGTATGCCCGGGCGAGTGGCGACGAATCATTCGCCGATCACGCCCACGAGGCATTCGCGGCCTATTTGCGCTACGCATTTGATCCGGCACAATCCCTGCCGCAATTTCCGGCCAAGATCAATCCGCAGACTCGCCCCATGTTAGGAATTGGTCCGCTGATGATCGGCATTGCCACGGCCCAAGAATTGCGGGCGAATCTGGGCGATCGCATCATCGCCGGGCGATCGTGTACGCAGTGGATTGACCACTGGATTGATTCGATTGCGACGCGATTCCTTAACCGCGAGCACGAGGCGCTGCTGGAAGTCGTCGCCCCAGATGGCAGCGTGATTGATCATTTTGATGGCCGCATGCTCAATCCCGGTCATGCGTTGGAATGCGCTTGGTTTGTGCTGCAGGAAGCCCGCCAACGCGATCGTGCGGATTATCGGCAATTGGGGCTGACGATTTTGGATTGGATGTGGCGGCGCGGTTGGGATTGCGAGTATGGTGGCATCTTCTATTTCCGCGATCTGCGCGGGTTGCCGGTGCAGGAATACTGGCAGGATATGAAATTCTGGTGGCCGCATTGCGAGGCGATCATCGCCACCCTGTTGGCCTTCGAGATGACCGGTGAATCTCGCTATGCGGAGTGGCATCGGGCGGTTCACGAGTGGAGTTTTCGGCATTTTGCGGATGCGGAATTCGGGGAATGGTACGGCTATTTGCACCGCGATGGCCGCATTTCGACGCCGCTGAAAGGGAGCATGTGGAAGGGGCCGTTCCATCTGCCGCGCATGCTGTGGTATTGCTGGCGATTGTTGGAGCCGCGAGGATGA
- a CDS encoding galactose oxidase: MTGMLLPSILSLILQLPGDADSLAGGWRKVESLPDREGFAGMFAGACGDSLIAVGGANFPDAKPWQGGRKVWYDRIFALDSPTGKWRIVGKLPQPLGYGVSISTGDSLCLFGGSHERGHVADAYRLRRNAGKFTIDPLPKLPMPLANACGALVGDLVFIAGGQETPDSAVALDRVWTLNLREQSAKWQSIPACPGGGRMLAMAAAVGDEFWLVGGVSLQAGADGKPVRTYRADAWKYTAKSGWQRLADLPTPLAAAPSPLWTESTDVGKRVSIFGGDDGSQVGANPLEHRGFSKRHLRWQPNQQRWQDSGTIPVGRVTVPTAFWRDQFWIVSGEQRPGVRSPEVWCWTPTRK, from the coding sequence ATGACCGGAATGCTGCTGCCGTCGATTCTGAGCCTGATTCTGCAACTTCCCGGCGATGCGGATTCGCTCGCGGGGGGCTGGCGGAAGGTGGAATCGCTGCCGGATCGCGAAGGCTTTGCCGGCATGTTCGCCGGGGCGTGTGGCGATTCGCTGATCGCGGTGGGGGGCGCGAATTTCCCCGATGCCAAGCCGTGGCAGGGGGGCCGCAAAGTGTGGTACGATCGCATCTTCGCGTTGGATTCCCCGACGGGAAAATGGCGAATTGTGGGGAAATTACCGCAACCGTTGGGGTACGGTGTCAGCATCTCCACGGGGGATTCGCTTTGTCTGTTCGGTGGAAGTCACGAGCGCGGCCATGTGGCGGATGCGTACCGATTGCGAAGGAATGCCGGGAAGTTCACGATTGACCCGCTGCCGAAATTGCCCATGCCGCTGGCGAATGCGTGTGGCGCATTGGTGGGGGATCTCGTATTCATCGCCGGTGGGCAGGAGACGCCCGATTCGGCGGTCGCGCTCGACCGGGTTTGGACGCTGAATCTGCGGGAACAATCGGCGAAATGGCAGTCGATTCCGGCCTGTCCGGGGGGCGGTCGGATGCTGGCGATGGCCGCTGCGGTGGGGGATGAATTTTGGCTGGTGGGTGGGGTGTCGCTGCAAGCCGGTGCGGATGGGAAACCCGTGCGAACCTATCGCGCCGATGCCTGGAAATATACCGCGAAATCGGGTTGGCAACGTCTGGCGGATCTACCCACGCCGTTGGCCGCTGCACCCTCGCCATTGTGGACGGAATCGACGGATGTGGGCAAACGCGTGTCGATTTTCGGCGGGGATGACGGCTCGCAAGTCGGGGCGAATCCGCTGGAGCATCGCGGCTTTTCGAAACGCCACCTGCGCTGGCAGCCGAATCAACAGCGCTGGCAAGATTCCGGCACCATTCCGGTGGGCCGAGTTACTGTGCCCACGGCATTCTGGCGGGATCAATTTTGGATCGTGAGCGGCGAACAGCGACCCGGTGTCCGCTCTCCCGAAGTCTGGTGTTGGACTCCGACGAGGAAATGA